One window of Elusimicrobiaceae bacterium genomic DNA carries:
- a CDS encoding DEAD/DEAH box helicase family protein, producing MKLQFKHQKFQEDASLAVCDVFAGQPYLQSSYLVDMGRVAAGQFDIEQTGFNNQRLLPAVEQDVLKNLHEVQKRNQIRLSDSLEGKYNLTVEMETGTGKTYTYIKTIYELNKRYGWSKFIVVVPSVAIREGVYKSFQITQDHFAEEYGKKIKFFIYNSARLTDLEQFAMDSGINVMIINSQAFNARGKDARRITMELEEFKYRRPIEVIAATNPVLIIDEPQSVEGEATSENLKKFKPLLTLRYSATPKKEYNVVYRLDAIDAYNKKLVKKIEVVGVTASGSTGTDGYLYLSAINIFKDKYPTATLEFEVKGKTSIRPVIRAVKQGDNLYDLSNELPEYKTGYVVASIDARDNSLEFTNGKRLYVGDVMGKVAEGQLRRIQIRETILAHLNKEKELYEKGIKVLSLFFIDEVAKYRQYDENGNQANGEYAQIFEEEYNNVLNQIKADLFLNESYKAYLESITSQATHAGYFSIDKKGRMVASKIANKKEGTSDDVDAYDLIMKDKESLLSLSTKDAKSKVRFIFSHSALREGWDNPNVFQICTLKESSAEIRKRQEVGRGLRLSVNKNGERQDENAIGAEVHNINVLTVIANESYESFAQGLQQELAEDSKHRITKLKAESFIGLILRNTQGEERKIDENLADDIVEGLIGEGYLKKGALTPEFYQDKQTGTLTLPDEIMPYQTDLVALLDRLTTGKLKIDNARANNVELSVNQDKLASKEFQMLWQKINAKSIYIVDFKTDELIKKAINAINTKLQINKIVFQIEKGKMDSIESKEQLEKGEAFTRNEGGRTLSAEVTVNKNIKYDLVGKIVEGTGLTRSAVVEILKGIDKTQFDQFKFNPEDFILKTVKLINDEKATAIIEHIAYNKLEDSYNTSIFTENTIKGQLGVNAVEVKNHLYNYLRYDSDKEKNFAEKLDNSEEVAVYVKLPSGFKISTPVGDYNPDWAIAFHEGQVKHIFFVAETKGTMDSLELREAESAKIACAREHFRAISTQAVQYDVVDTYENLLQKVMK from the coding sequence ATGAAATTGCAATTTAAACATCAAAAATTTCAAGAAGATGCCTCCCTTGCCGTCTGTGATGTATTTGCAGGGCAACCCTATTTGCAATCTTCCTACTTGGTAGATATGGGGCGCGTAGCCGCAGGACAGTTTGATATTGAACAAACGGGCTTTAATAATCAACGTTTATTACCTGCCGTAGAGCAAGACGTGCTTAAAAACTTGCACGAAGTTCAAAAACGCAACCAAATCCGCTTATCAGACTCCCTGGAAGGGAAGTATAATTTAACCGTAGAAATGGAAACGGGGACAGGTAAGACCTACACGTATATCAAAACCATTTACGAGTTAAATAAACGTTATGGATGGAGCAAATTTATTGTAGTTGTCCCTTCTGTGGCTATCCGTGAAGGGGTATATAAGTCATTCCAAATTACCCAAGACCATTTTGCTGAAGAATACGGCAAGAAAATTAAGTTTTTCATCTACAATTCCGCCCGTCTAACCGACCTGGAACAATTTGCTATGGATAGTGGTATTAACGTAATGATTATCAACTCCCAAGCGTTTAATGCACGTGGAAAAGATGCCCGCCGTATTACAATGGAATTAGAAGAGTTCAAATACCGCCGTCCTATAGAAGTGATTGCTGCCACAAACCCTGTTTTAATTATTGACGAACCGCAATCAGTAGAAGGTGAAGCAACAAGTGAAAATTTGAAAAAGTTTAAGCCGTTACTAACCCTTCGCTACTCGGCCACTCCTAAAAAAGAATACAACGTGGTCTATCGGTTAGATGCTATTGATGCTTATAACAAAAAATTAGTCAAAAAGATTGAAGTAGTAGGGGTTACTGCGAGTGGCAGTACGGGTACAGATGGTTATTTATATTTATCGGCCATCAATATTTTTAAAGATAAATACCCCACGGCTACGTTAGAATTTGAAGTAAAAGGTAAAACTTCTATTCGTCCTGTGATTCGTGCCGTCAAACAAGGGGATAACCTGTATGATTTATCCAATGAATTGCCTGAATACAAAACGGGTTATGTAGTGGCCAGTATAGATGCACGGGATAACTCTTTGGAATTTACAAACGGCAAACGGTTATACGTAGGGGATGTAATGGGTAAAGTAGCCGAAGGGCAACTACGCCGTATTCAAATACGCGAAACTATTTTGGCCCACCTAAATAAAGAAAAAGAACTCTATGAGAAAGGAATAAAAGTGTTGTCTTTGTTCTTTATTGACGAAGTGGCCAAATACCGCCAGTATGATGAGAACGGCAATCAAGCCAACGGAGAATATGCCCAAATTTTTGAAGAGGAATATAACAACGTTTTAAACCAAATTAAGGCGGATTTATTCCTAAATGAATCTTACAAAGCGTATTTAGAGAGCATTACTTCACAGGCCACGCACGCGGGATATTTTTCTATTGATAAAAAGGGACGTATGGTAGCGAGTAAGATTGCTAATAAAAAAGAAGGAACCTCCGATGACGTGGATGCGTATGACCTGATTATGAAGGACAAAGAATCCTTACTTTCTCTATCTACCAAAGATGCTAAATCTAAGGTGCGGTTTATCTTTAGTCACTCCGCTCTACGTGAAGGGTGGGACAACCCGAACGTATTCCAAATCTGTACGCTTAAAGAAAGTAGTGCTGAAATACGTAAACGTCAAGAAGTAGGCCGTGGGTTACGTTTGTCCGTTAACAAGAACGGAGAAAGACAGGATGAAAATGCTATTGGAGCAGAAGTGCACAATATCAATGTGCTAACTGTTATTGCAAACGAAAGTTATGAATCCTTTGCTCAAGGGTTACAGCAGGAATTAGCAGAAGACTCTAAGCATCGCATCACTAAACTGAAGGCAGAATCTTTCATTGGGCTTATCTTAAGAAATACTCAAGGAGAAGAACGCAAAATTGACGAAAATCTGGCAGATGATATAGTAGAAGGATTGATTGGGGAAGGATACCTTAAAAAAGGCGCATTAACTCCTGAATTTTATCAAGACAAACAAACAGGAACCTTAACCCTTCCTGATGAAATTATGCCGTATCAAACAGATTTAGTGGCTTTACTGGACCGCTTAACCACTGGCAAACTAAAAATTGATAATGCCCGTGCTAACAATGTGGAACTCTCTGTTAATCAAGATAAATTAGCCAGTAAAGAATTTCAAATGTTATGGCAAAAAATTAATGCAAAATCTATCTATATAGTGGATTTTAAAACGGATGAACTAATTAAAAAAGCCATCAATGCCATCAATACAAAACTACAAATTAATAAAATCGTCTTTCAAATAGAAAAAGGGAAGATGGATAGTATTGAGTCTAAAGAACAATTAGAAAAAGGAGAGGCATTTACGCGCAATGAAGGCGGACGCACATTGTCTGCCGAAGTCACCGTTAATAAAAATATCAAGTATGATTTAGTGGGCAAAATAGTGGAAGGAACAGGTTTAACCCGTTCTGCAGTGGTGGAAATCCTTAAAGGAATAGATAAAACACAATTTGACCAGTTTAAATTCAATCCTGAAGATTTTATTCTTAAAACAGTCAAACTTATTAACGATGAGAAGGCTACCGCTATTATAGAACATATAGCCTACAATAAATTAGAGGATTCCTATAATACCAGTATTTTTACCGAAAATACAATTAAAGGACAATTAGGCGTAAATGCTGTAGAGGTAAAAAATCATTTATATAACTATTTGCGCTATGATTCAGACAAAGAAAAGAACTTCGCCGAAAAACTGGATAACAGCGAGGAAGTAGCCGTTTATGTTAAATTACCTAGCGGATTTAAAATCTCCACGCCTGTGGGTGATTATAACCCTGATTGGGCTATTGCTTTCCACGAAGGCCAAGTAAAACATATTTTCTTTGTAGCTGAAACGAAGGGAACGATGGATTCTTTAGAACTACGTGAAGCAGAATCGGCCAAAATTGCCTGTGCTAGAGAACACTTTAGGGCCATCAGTACCCAGGCAGTACAATACGATGTGGTAGATACTTATGAAAATCTACTACAAAAAGTGATGAAATAA
- a CDS encoding transporter → MKKIIFSLVLAALLPNVASAHLQRFYVPGLAPSQNVTSLELTPATTVIDESANLSVDFITAKAYYAFNPNYNMGIEVPLSRWVSAEDSVKGLGDILLSAQAVQTGNKIDFGFKMETILPTATDKVLGSGKWQISPSVFAVYPVKQSFFAALGYKHYYSLIGEHNRADINYGRLRLLLTYMNPDLWWITFDPQYYIDYENKGKAELFLESEFGIMINQGTSLYIKPGFHVGGNWQSKDWSLNIGFKILYL, encoded by the coding sequence ATGAAAAAGATTATTTTTTCCTTAGTTTTAGCCGCGTTATTGCCAAACGTAGCTTCTGCTCATCTTCAAAGATTTTATGTACCCGGTTTGGCCCCCAGCCAAAATGTCACCTCTTTGGAATTAACCCCCGCCACCACCGTCATAGATGAAAGTGCTAATCTATCGGTGGATTTTATTACCGCCAAAGCCTACTACGCGTTTAACCCCAATTATAATATGGGGATAGAAGTGCCATTGTCCAGGTGGGTATCAGCCGAAGATTCTGTCAAAGGATTAGGAGATATTTTATTATCTGCGCAGGCTGTGCAAACGGGCAATAAAATTGATTTTGGATTTAAAATGGAAACCATACTTCCCACCGCAACAGACAAAGTGTTAGGCAGCGGAAAATGGCAGATTTCCCCCTCCGTCTTTGCCGTTTATCCTGTAAAGCAAAGTTTCTTTGCCGCCTTAGGATACAAACACTATTATTCTTTAATTGGAGAACACAACCGCGCCGATATCAATTACGGCCGTTTGCGTCTTTTACTAACTTATATGAACCCTGATTTATGGTGGATTACCTTTGACCCGCAATATTATATCGATTATGAAAACAAAGGCAAAGCAGAACTTTTCTTGGAAAGTGAATTTGGTATAATGATTAATCAGGGCACGTCCCTTTATATTAAACCCGGCTTTCACGTGGGCGGAAATTGGCAAAGTAAAGACTGGAGTTTAAACATCGGCTTTAAAATATTATATTTATAA
- a CDS encoding AbiA family abortive infection protein, producing the protein MTSPLIGITYEIWHSMCQMYSKIEKKYYKAYIQWFPFSLLNDDDWLFLSSPQFFKTYIQNGAFVFFPQLMYQSENYLSKSDGSFRDASLISPILYLILQSMGKVIANNYIPQRPSEISVYYAGNYQFNRAYYKKDYDDFYKEINAASLDYQYFIKTDISNFFATIDLDLLIRRINDRCNGKNVIFSQTQLLIYKEFLNYCGNGRFPLIENSAASSYLSTIIYLDLVDYKIYKYISEKINCFSHFRMFRYVDDLYILFSSNSTQQQILSAVNEIRNEYSSILKEFRLTLNTKKFCFKPTSNINEEIKKSLYDEYINGVDFPIEEILQPSLENFLDRLLPLITAGNLDVEKYNQCILDSFSEPELEYAPNEIFNYCIYRLNSSLQNQVVIQKIRNILSYDISFITLDPKRLSVMIMKTKDEAAIKALLNHLFTKNKDDTWNRYHTIIAVVYFIQSFFRHIDLLKIIHIRCPELYAFYEANCRQNFFKILENKPNLYYALLFNDFKSCLFYFMYLAELKRHNIIIAFAYFKNFFDRITAILAFKSGKDKRKGKRPHFKTYYQEDATKSVYNEIDGSQDVIEKAWKLRHSNPLSHSSAELWDNDSNQMGILTIIRALKQLINTFIQKTPIK; encoded by the coding sequence ATGACGAGTCCATTGATTGGTATTACGTATGAAATCTGGCATTCTATGTGTCAGATGTATTCAAAAATTGAGAAAAAATACTATAAAGCCTACATACAATGGTTTCCTTTCAGTCTTCTTAATGACGATGACTGGCTATTTTTATCTAGTCCACAGTTTTTCAAAACTTATATTCAAAATGGTGCTTTTGTTTTCTTTCCTCAATTAATGTACCAATCGGAAAACTATCTCTCCAAATCAGATGGAAGTTTTCGGGATGCTTCATTAATATCGCCCATACTTTATTTAATATTACAGTCTATGGGGAAAGTAATTGCTAATAATTATATTCCTCAACGCCCATCAGAAATTTCAGTATACTACGCGGGAAATTATCAATTCAATAGAGCATACTATAAAAAAGATTATGATGATTTTTACAAAGAAATTAACGCGGCTAGTCTGGATTATCAATATTTCATTAAAACAGATATTTCAAATTTCTTTGCCACTATAGATTTAGATTTGTTGATAAGGAGAATTAATGATAGATGTAATGGCAAAAATGTAATTTTTTCCCAAACGCAACTTCTTATATACAAAGAATTTCTAAACTATTGTGGTAACGGTAGATTCCCCCTAATAGAAAATAGTGCGGCCTCTTCTTATTTATCTACCATCATTTATTTAGACCTTGTAGACTATAAGATATACAAATATATCTCTGAGAAGATTAATTGCTTTTCTCATTTTAGGATGTTTCGTTATGTTGACGATTTATACATATTATTTTCTAGCAATAGCACCCAACAGCAAATTCTCTCCGCAGTAAACGAAATTCGAAATGAGTACTCTTCTATTTTAAAAGAATTTAGACTTACTCTAAACACAAAAAAATTTTGCTTCAAACCAACTAGTAATATAAATGAAGAAATAAAAAAGTCGTTGTATGACGAATATATTAATGGAGTAGATTTTCCCATTGAAGAAATACTGCAACCATCTCTAGAAAATTTTTTAGACCGCTTGCTGCCTCTTATAACTGCTGGGAATTTAGATGTAGAAAAATATAATCAATGTATTTTGGATTCTTTTTCTGAACCTGAACTAGAATATGCGCCTAACGAAATATTCAACTATTGTATTTATAGGCTCAATTCATCTCTACAAAATCAAGTTGTTATACAAAAAATTAGAAATATCTTATCCTATGACATTTCATTCATTACATTAGACCCCAAACGTCTATCAGTAATGATTATGAAAACAAAAGATGAAGCAGCAATTAAGGCTCTTTTAAATCACTTATTTACCAAAAATAAGGATGATACTTGGAATAGGTATCATACAATCATTGCTGTTGTATATTTTATTCAAAGTTTTTTTCGACATATCGACTTATTAAAAATAATACATATTCGATGTCCAGAATTATATGCCTTTTATGAAGCAAATTGCAGACAAAATTTTTTTAAAATATTAGAAAATAAACCAAATTTATATTATGCGTTGCTTTTTAATGATTTCAAATCTTGCCTGTTTTACTTTATGTATTTAGCAGAACTCAAAAGACATAATATAATCATAGCATTTGCTTATTTTAAAAATTTTTTTGACAGAATAACTGCCATTTTAGCCTTTAAAAGTGGCAAAGACAAGAGAAAAGGTAAACGCCCTCATTTCAAGACATATTATCAAGAAGATGCTACCAAATCTGTCTATAATGAGATAGACGGAAGTCAGGATGTCATTGAAAAGGCTTGGAAGTTGAGACACTCAAATCCGTTGTCTCACTCCTCAGCAGAGTTATGGGATAATGATTCCAATCAGATGGGAATATTAACAATTATTAGAGCACTAAAACAATTAATTAATACATTCATACAAAAAACTCCAATTAAATAA
- a CDS encoding glycosyltransferase family 4 protein, with protein sequence MNLLHFVYAKVWGGGEQYVYSLCKEEVKRGHQNFIIIDPKQKQMIEKFTQVATVLPVSLQKLYKFISIKKILGIIDKYNIDILNCHSGTMAPISATVKMLRPSIKLVIYKHNASKNHRDLYHRWIQKKADAFVCVSKLVQQLQTQTACPKYANKFHLIYNGIDTQRFIQRARVLPTGTLKIGYAGRIVENKGLLVLLEAVKILREKYQLPCSLSIAASSQSDFKEKCQEFVNQNKLNDVYHFLPNVKDMGQFYDNIDVFVLPSLIPEAFGLVLCEAMYSALPVVSSNNGAQREIIENGVNGILLPPNDAVAIAKSIKELSRDAEKYQQISLAACKRVEEKFTLKVMVNQLNQLFSSL encoded by the coding sequence ATGAATTTATTACACTTTGTATATGCTAAAGTATGGGGCGGTGGTGAACAATATGTTTATTCCCTCTGCAAAGAGGAAGTAAAACGCGGACATCAAAATTTTATCATCATTGACCCCAAACAAAAACAAATGATAGAGAAGTTTACCCAAGTAGCTACGGTGTTGCCCGTTTCACTGCAAAAACTCTATAAATTTATCTCTATCAAAAAGATTCTTGGTATTATTGATAAATACAATATAGACATTTTAAACTGCCATAGCGGTACGATGGCACCGATATCTGCCACCGTTAAGATGTTGCGCCCCTCTATAAAATTAGTCATTTACAAACATAATGCCTCTAAAAATCACCGAGACCTTTATCATCGTTGGATACAAAAGAAAGCCGATGCTTTTGTATGCGTATCCAAATTGGTACAGCAATTGCAAACGCAAACAGCTTGTCCCAAATACGCGAATAAATTTCATTTAATTTACAACGGGATAGACACGCAGCGGTTTATCCAAAGGGCCAGAGTCTTACCCACCGGTACACTAAAAATCGGTTATGCGGGAAGAATCGTAGAAAATAAAGGGCTATTGGTCTTGCTGGAGGCCGTTAAAATTCTGCGGGAGAAATATCAATTGCCTTGCAGTTTGTCGATAGCGGCCAGCTCACAGTCCGACTTTAAGGAGAAATGCCAAGAATTTGTAAATCAAAACAAACTAAATGATGTTTATCATTTTTTGCCAAATGTAAAGGATATGGGGCAGTTCTATGACAATATAGATGTTTTTGTTTTACCGTCTTTGATACCGGAAGCCTTTGGTTTAGTACTGTGCGAAGCCATGTACAGCGCTTTGCCGGTCGTCTCTAGCAATAACGGTGCGCAACGAGAAATTATAGAAAACGGTGTAAATGGTATTTTACTACCGCCTAATGATGCTGTTGCCATTGCCAAAAGTATCAAAGAATTATCTCGCGATGCAGAAAAGTATCAACAAATTAGTTTAGCCGCCTGTAAACGAGTAGAGGAAAAGTTTACATTAAAAGTAATGGTTAATCAATTAAATCAGTTATTTTCTTCTCTTTAA
- the aspS gene encoding aspartate--tRNA ligase, translated as MKRTTYCGEVNAAHIGTKHTFCGWINSYRNHGGVLFLDLRDRSGLVQIVVGPESPFFELASTLRNEYVVEVTGEIKRRIDGAENKNIPTGEVEVSVENLKLLNTSVPLPFDVEKSREASEETRMKYRYLDLRNPVMVRNLVMRHKISQAARRYLDGQGFLEVETPVLTRSTPEGARDYLVPSRVHHGQFYALPQSPQMFKQTLMASGVDRYFQLARCFRDEDLRADRQPEHTQIDMEMSFVTIDDIHEIVEGLMKEIFKTAGKELAVPFPKIPFHTAMDLYGSDKPDLRYSLQIKNVSDIFAQTGFKVFADVLAAKGAIYAVLGKAGATLSRGQIDKLTDLVKKNGAKGLVWLKVKEGKIESPTAKFFTEQELASLQTAVAAQDGDIIFVGSDANLRTCQNFMGALRKELVKNEKPQTDWAFAWITDFPLLEYIPEEDRWDAAHNPFTAPHEEDLDKLETDPASVRSYQFDMVLNGNELASGSVRNCRRDVQERILALMKHPKEEAARRFGMLLNALQYGAPPHGGIGIGLDRVTALLCGEDSIREVIAFPKTTQAFCPLTQSPNVVDEQQLKDLAIELSKE; from the coding sequence ATGAAAAGAACAACTTATTGCGGTGAAGTGAATGCCGCTCATATCGGTACGAAGCACACTTTTTGCGGTTGGATTAACAGCTACCGCAATCATGGAGGGGTTTTGTTTTTAGATTTGCGCGACCGTAGCGGTTTAGTGCAAATTGTAGTAGGCCCGGAAAGCCCGTTTTTTGAATTGGCTTCTACCCTGCGTAATGAATATGTGGTGGAAGTGACAGGCGAAATCAAACGCCGCATTGATGGCGCTGAAAACAAAAATATCCCCACCGGTGAAGTGGAAGTAAGCGTAGAAAATTTAAAACTTTTAAATACCTCTGTTCCTTTGCCTTTTGATGTGGAAAAATCCCGCGAAGCCAGCGAAGAAACCCGTATGAAATACCGCTACTTGGATTTGAGAAATCCCGTTATGGTGCGTAATTTGGTGATGCGTCATAAAATTTCTCAAGCCGCCCGCCGTTATTTAGACGGACAAGGGTTTTTGGAGGTAGAAACACCGGTGCTTACGCGCTCTACTCCGGAAGGAGCACGCGATTATTTGGTGCCTTCTCGTGTGCATCATGGTCAGTTTTATGCCTTGCCGCAGAGCCCGCAAATGTTCAAACAAACCTTGATGGCCAGCGGTGTGGACCGTTATTTCCAATTGGCGCGTTGTTTCCGCGATGAAGACTTGCGTGCAGACCGCCAACCTGAACATACGCAAATTGATATGGAAATGTCTTTCGTGACGATTGATGATATTCATGAAATTGTGGAAGGACTCATGAAAGAAATTTTCAAAACCGCCGGTAAAGAATTAGCCGTTCCTTTCCCGAAAATTCCTTTCCATACCGCTATGGATTTGTATGGTTCTGATAAGCCGGATTTGCGCTATAGTCTGCAAATTAAAAATGTATCGGATATCTTTGCCCAAACGGGTTTTAAGGTATTTGCAGATGTTTTGGCAGCCAAAGGTGCTATTTATGCCGTACTCGGAAAAGCCGGTGCCACGCTTTCTAGAGGTCAAATTGATAAATTGACCGATTTGGTAAAAAAGAACGGTGCTAAAGGGTTGGTATGGCTGAAAGTAAAAGAGGGAAAAATTGAAAGTCCGACGGCTAAGTTTTTTACCGAACAGGAGTTGGCCTCTTTGCAAACGGCTGTTGCGGCTCAAGACGGAGATATTATTTTTGTCGGTAGTGATGCAAATCTGCGCACTTGCCAAAACTTTATGGGTGCTTTGCGTAAGGAATTGGTCAAGAATGAAAAGCCGCAAACAGATTGGGCTTTTGCTTGGATTACCGATTTCCCACTTTTGGAATATATTCCCGAAGAAGACCGCTGGGACGCCGCGCACAACCCATTTACGGCTCCGCATGAAGAAGACTTAGATAAATTGGAGACGGATCCTGCTTCCGTACGGTCCTATCAGTTTGATATGGTACTTAACGGAAATGAATTAGCCTCCGGCTCTGTGCGCAACTGCCGTCGCGACGTGCAAGAACGTATCTTGGCTTTGATGAAACACCCCAAAGAAGAAGCAGCCCGTCGCTTTGGCATGCTCTTAAATGCGTTGCAATACGGTGCGCCTCCGCATGGCGGTATTGGTATCGGATTGGACCGCGTGACGGCCTTGTTATGCGGGGAAGATTCCATTCGTGAAGTTATTGCCTTCCCCAAAACCACACAAGCGTTTTGCCCGTTAACGCAATCGCCCAATGTGGTTGATGAGCAACAACTCAAAGACTTGGCTATTGAACTTAGCAAAGAATAA
- a CDS encoding histidine--tRNA ligase, whose protein sequence is MSKLIRGFRDIFEPQSNLFTELENCARGVLRRYGFGELRLPTVEQKELFVKSTGETTDIVQKEMYAFEDAGHRQIAIRPEGTPGVVRAYLENNFTQAAPVQKFYYIGNMFRAERPQAGRYREFEQIGAESIGNSAPAADAEMILMLKDIVSSFGAKNYSVKINSLGCEKCRPLYRQALIDFLSKEKDTLCQNCQTRLEKNPLRVLDCKVDGQRFAGKVPTMQLCDECQQHFDEVQRLLKGKIDFIVDPMLVRGLDYYSRTVFEFQAGDTSQNAIAAGGRYDGLVKSMGGPATPAVGWAMGVERVIASRGEVPAAKESSVYVVSLGKECNETAFNLMQDLRAAGVRTEGGLFDKNAKGQMKQANRCGAAYALILGEDELAKQEVTFKDLNSGEQKQISLADIVQEVKKLI, encoded by the coding sequence ATGAGCAAATTAATCAGAGGTTTTCGGGACATTTTTGAGCCCCAATCTAATTTATTTACTGAGCTGGAGAATTGCGCACGCGGTGTTTTGCGCCGTTATGGATTTGGCGAACTTCGGCTTCCCACCGTGGAGCAAAAAGAATTATTCGTTAAATCCACCGGTGAAACGACGGATATCGTGCAAAAAGAAATGTATGCTTTTGAAGATGCCGGTCACCGTCAAATAGCCATTCGTCCGGAAGGAACACCGGGTGTGGTGCGTGCTTATTTGGAGAATAATTTTACGCAAGCGGCTCCTGTCCAAAAGTTTTATTATATCGGTAATATGTTCCGAGCGGAGCGTCCTCAGGCGGGCAGATATCGCGAATTTGAGCAAATCGGGGCAGAGTCTATCGGTAATTCCGCTCCTGCAGCCGATGCGGAAATGATTTTAATGCTCAAAGATATCGTTTCTTCCTTCGGGGCAAAAAATTATTCCGTTAAAATTAACAGTTTGGGTTGCGAAAAATGCCGCCCTTTGTATAGACAGGCTTTAATTGATTTCTTATCTAAGGAAAAAGACACCCTGTGTCAAAATTGTCAAACCAGATTAGAAAAAAATCCTTTGCGTGTATTGGATTGCAAAGTAGATGGACAACGCTTTGCGGGCAAAGTGCCCACGATGCAACTTTGTGATGAATGTCAGCAACATTTTGACGAAGTGCAACGTCTTTTGAAGGGTAAAATAGATTTTATTGTGGACCCGATGTTGGTGCGCGGTTTGGACTATTACAGCCGCACCGTATTTGAATTTCAAGCGGGGGATACCTCCCAAAACGCCATCGCTGCCGGCGGCCGTTATGACGGATTGGTTAAAAGCATGGGTGGCCCTGCCACACCGGCGGTCGGTTGGGCTATGGGTGTGGAGCGCGTGATTGCTTCACGCGGAGAAGTGCCCGCTGCCAAAGAAAGCAGTGTGTATGTGGTTTCTTTGGGAAAAGAATGCAATGAAACCGCTTTTAATCTGATGCAAGATTTGCGTGCAGCGGGTGTGCGTACGGAAGGCGGTTTGTTTGATAAAAATGCCAAAGGTCAAATGAAACAGGCCAACCGTTGCGGTGCTGCCTATGCCCTGATTTTAGGCGAAGATGAGTTGGCCAAACAAGAAGTGACTTTTAAAGATTTAAACTCAGGAGAGCAAAAACAAATCTCCTTAGCTGACATTGTGCAAGAGGTTAAGAAACTTATATGA